A single window of Meiothermus sp. DNA harbors:
- a CDS encoding S1C family serine protease codes for MRRSWLFITALACLGLLTTLIRAQPVPTPRTLTAEARSALEQVYNQALPAALRIETVPEGTGSGFYISADGLVMTAYHVIEDTRSFRVVNAQRGSFPAELVGYDEFRDLAVLRAKVNGPVPFLALETTTGPQVGEPLLAIGNSRGAFIAPRYGLVNTVERDIFPFFNSIAISTTIPLAPGDSGGPVLNQAGRVVAVVVAIGQPNGVFESFLSPLQGLDGVIGQLKAGRKRDVPYIGVQLFQIDDEIAATLNIPREGVLIQGLLRGGAAEQAGLQGFSIRRENGREIYNFDVILEADGRPFNDVTQLQRYIRSKEVGDSVTLTIRRGTQTLKVELKLTPNPTRRG; via the coding sequence ATGCGGCGTTCCTGGTTGTTTATTACCGCCCTGGCCTGCCTTGGCCTGCTGACTACGCTGATTCGGGCCCAGCCGGTACCCACACCCCGAACCCTGACTGCCGAGGCCAGGAGCGCCCTCGAGCAAGTTTATAACCAAGCCCTTCCGGCTGCGCTGCGCATCGAGACCGTTCCTGAGGGCACCGGCTCCGGCTTTTATATCAGCGCGGACGGGTTGGTCATGACCGCCTATCATGTGATCGAGGATACCCGCAGCTTTCGGGTGGTCAATGCTCAGCGCGGGTCGTTTCCGGCCGAGCTAGTAGGCTACGACGAGTTCCGCGACCTGGCCGTCTTGCGGGCTAAGGTGAACGGCCCGGTGCCGTTCCTGGCGCTCGAGACCACCACCGGGCCACAGGTAGGCGAGCCCCTGCTGGCTATCGGGAACTCGAGGGGGGCTTTCATCGCACCGCGCTATGGCCTGGTCAATACCGTAGAGCGCGATATTTTCCCCTTTTTTAACTCCATCGCCATCTCTACCACCATTCCCCTGGCTCCCGGCGACTCGGGTGGCCCGGTGCTCAACCAGGCTGGGCGGGTGGTGGCGGTGGTAGTGGCCATTGGCCAGCCCAACGGGGTATTTGAGAGCTTTCTCTCGCCTTTACAAGGTCTAGACGGGGTAATCGGCCAGCTTAAGGCAGGCCGCAAACGCGATGTCCCCTATATTGGGGTACAACTTTTCCAGATCGACGATGAGATCGCCGCTACCCTAAACATCCCCAGGGAAGGCGTTTTGATCCAGGGACTATTGCGCGGGGGTGCGGCCGAACAGGCCGGTCTGCAGGGCTTTTCCATCCGTCGCGAAAACGGCCGGGAGATCTACAACTTCGACGTGATCCTCGAGGCCGACGGGCGCCCCTTCAACGATGTGACCCAGCTCCAGCGCTACATCCGCAGCAAAGAGGTGGGCGACAGCGTAACCCTTACCATTCGGCGGGGTACCCAGACCCTCAAGGTGGAGCTCAAACTAACGCCAAACCCCACCAGGCGTGGATAG
- a CDS encoding maltose ABC transporter substrate-binding protein, producing the protein MRKGVLVTAVAALAMLGSAMAQGKLTVWTHYGGPELAWLKQTAANFSKSSGTQVEVVEVPFGDIQNKFILGAPQGQAADLVVSIPHDWVGAMAAAGVLEPMGKYATSSYVQSLSDVAVDALTYRNQLFALPMFAESVALIYNKKLVKEAPKTWDEFLKIAQENTKGNSFGFLYDLANPYFNYGWFTAYGASVFGRTAQGVDASQTRLGGEAGIRAVSFIKDLRYRYRLIPEGVDYGVADSAFKEGALAMILNGPWAIGDYKKANIDFGIAPMPNPPGGGQWRPFVGVQGVAMNAYSRNKTAAANFAKLLVSPQNQIAFNKAGGRLPVSKQAVQQLRNDPVVAGFSATIALGTPMPNIPEMGKVWGPWGNALSQAVQKADTNVAQIVAAMVAEINRGLSGR; encoded by the coding sequence ATGAGAAAAGGTGTTTTGGTAACGGCTGTAGCAGCCCTGGCAATGCTGGGCTCTGCCATGGCCCAGGGCAAACTAACTGTATGGACGCACTACGGCGGCCCCGAGCTGGCCTGGCTCAAGCAGACCGCGGCCAATTTTTCCAAAAGCAGCGGCACCCAGGTCGAGGTAGTAGAGGTGCCCTTTGGCGATATCCAGAACAAGTTCATCCTGGGAGCGCCCCAGGGCCAGGCCGCCGATCTGGTGGTGAGCATTCCCCACGACTGGGTGGGAGCCATGGCGGCGGCGGGTGTACTCGAGCCCATGGGCAAGTACGCTACCAGTAGCTATGTGCAAAGCCTCTCGGACGTGGCCGTAGATGCGCTTACGTACCGCAACCAGCTCTTTGCGCTGCCTATGTTTGCCGAGTCGGTGGCCCTGATTTACAACAAGAAGCTGGTCAAGGAAGCCCCCAAAACCTGGGATGAATTCCTCAAGATTGCCCAGGAGAACACCAAGGGCAACTCGTTTGGCTTCCTCTACGACCTGGCCAACCCCTACTTCAACTATGGCTGGTTTACCGCTTATGGAGCTTCGGTGTTTGGCCGCACTGCTCAAGGAGTAGACGCCAGCCAGACCCGGCTGGGGGGCGAGGCAGGCATTCGTGCGGTGAGCTTCATCAAAGACCTGCGCTACCGCTACCGCCTGATTCCCGAGGGCGTAGACTACGGCGTGGCCGACAGCGCCTTCAAAGAAGGGGCCCTGGCCATGATTCTCAACGGCCCCTGGGCCATTGGCGACTACAAGAAGGCCAACATCGACTTCGGCATCGCGCCCATGCCCAACCCACCAGGCGGCGGGCAGTGGCGTCCATTTGTGGGTGTGCAGGGTGTGGCCATGAACGCCTACTCGCGCAATAAGACGGCGGCCGCCAACTTTGCCAAACTGCTGGTAAGCCCTCAGAACCAGATTGCTTTCAACAAGGCCGGGGGCCGTCTGCCGGTTTCTAAGCAAGCCGTCCAGCAGCTGCGCAACGACCCCGTTGTGGCCGGCTTCTCGGCTACCATTGCACTGGGTACGCCCATGCCAAATATCCCCGAGATGGGCAAGGTTTGGGGTCCTTGGGGCAACGCCCTCTCGCAGGCGGTTCAAAAAGCAGACACCAACGTAGCCCAGATCGTGGCTGCTATGGTCGCAGAAATTAACCGAGGCCTTTCGGGCCGGTAA
- a CDS encoding aminotransferase class III-fold pyridoxal phosphate-dependent enzyme, with product MERPSKEVIQENRDYTLFSWSVQSTSNPIHMAKAQGVWFWDGDGNKWLDFSSQLININVGHQHPKVLEAIKKQVDELCFAGPSFATEPRGQLGKKLAEVTGLAKSFFCLGGAEANENAMKIARLYTGRDKIITRYRSYHGATMGAMTASGDPRRWPVEPGIPGIVRAFDPYCYRCPFGKTPDSCRRECVSHIEEIIQLEGPHTIAAILVEGITGSNGLLVPPDDYYPKLRALCDKYGILLITDEVMSGFGRTGKWLSTQHYDIKPDIVTCAKGLTSGYMPLGAVIVSQPIADFFEDHMLWGGLTYSGHPVSCAAAVANLSVYEEEHLFENTQEQGRYLGERLEAMRKKYACVGDVRYIGLFSVLELVKDKATKEPLAPFNGTSPEMQKLAGYLKSKHIYAFSRFNMLWVCPPLVINREELKYGLDIIEEGLALVDQALGVVGAAAD from the coding sequence ATGGAACGCCCGTCCAAGGAAGTAATCCAGGAGAACCGCGACTATACCCTCTTTTCGTGGTCGGTGCAAAGCACCTCGAACCCCATCCACATGGCCAAGGCGCAGGGCGTGTGGTTCTGGGACGGCGATGGCAACAAGTGGCTCGACTTTAGCAGCCAGCTCATCAACATCAACGTGGGCCACCAGCACCCCAAGGTGCTCGAGGCCATCAAAAAGCAGGTAGACGAGCTTTGCTTTGCAGGCCCCAGCTTTGCTACCGAGCCCAGGGGGCAACTGGGCAAAAAGCTGGCCGAAGTAACCGGCCTGGCCAAGTCGTTTTTCTGCCTGGGAGGGGCCGAGGCCAACGAAAACGCCATGAAGATAGCCCGCCTTTACACGGGCCGCGACAAAATCATCACCCGCTACCGCAGCTACCACGGCGCTACCATGGGCGCCATGACCGCCTCGGGCGACCCCCGGCGCTGGCCGGTGGAGCCGGGCATTCCGGGTATCGTGCGGGCTTTTGATCCCTACTGCTACCGTTGCCCCTTTGGCAAGACCCCGGATAGTTGTCGGCGGGAATGCGTAAGCCACATCGAAGAAATTATTCAGCTGGAAGGCCCCCACACCATCGCAGCCATCCTGGTCGAGGGCATCACCGGCTCCAACGGGCTACTGGTACCCCCGGACGACTACTACCCCAAGCTGCGGGCGCTGTGCGACAAGTACGGCATTCTGCTCATTACCGACGAGGTGATGAGCGGTTTCGGGCGCACCGGCAAGTGGCTCTCCACCCAGCACTACGACATCAAGCCCGACATCGTGACTTGCGCCAAGGGCCTCACCAGCGGCTACATGCCGTTGGGAGCGGTGATTGTCTCCCAGCCGATTGCCGACTTCTTCGAAGACCACATGCTCTGGGGCGGTCTAACCTACTCCGGCCATCCAGTTTCTTGTGCGGCTGCCGTGGCCAACCTCTCGGTCTACGAAGAAGAGCACCTGTTCGAAAACACCCAGGAACAAGGCCGGTACTTAGGCGAGCGCCTCGAGGCCATGCGTAAGAAGTACGCCTGTGTGGGCGATGTGCGCTACATCGGGCTATTTAGTGTGCTCGAGCTGGTCAAGGACAAAGCCACCAAGGAGCCCCTGGCCCCCTTCAACGGCACCTCCCCCGAGATGCAGAAGCTGGCGGGCTACCTCAAGTCCAAACACATCTACGCCTTCAGCCGCTTCAACATGCTCTGGGTCTGCCCTCCGCTGGTCATCAACCGCGAAGAACTCAAATACGGCCTGGACATCATCGAAGAGGGGCTGGCCCTGGTCGATCAGGCCCTGGGCGTTGTGGGTGCCGCTGCCGATTGA